The Spinacia oleracea cultivar Varoflay chromosome 2, BTI_SOV_V1, whole genome shotgun sequence DNA segment TTTTCACAAGGAAAAAAGTAGTTCCATGTTCTTACCTTAACTATGATAACCTTTTCTTTAGGTGGATGTTTTAAGTAAGCTGCGGCATCCAAACCTAGTgactctcattggtgcatgtcCAGAATCTTGGGCTCTTGTGTATGAGTATCTTTCCGGTGGAAGCCTTGAGGATCGACTCGTTTGCAAGGACAACACTCCTCCACTAGCATGGCAAACAAGAATCCAAATAGCCACGGAGTTATGCGCTGTTCTCATCTTCCTCCATTCAAGCCGTCCCACCAGTATTATACATGGAGATATAAAGCCTTCAAATATACTTCTAGATGACAATTTTGTGTGCAAACTCGCCGATTTTGGTATATGTCGTGTAATTTCACATAGTAAAACCTCACTGGAAGAAACTACAAGGTGCTGTACCACTGAACCAAAGGGCACTTTCACATATATGGACCCTGAATTTCTTACAACTGGAGAACTTACCCCAAAGTCTGACATTTATTCTTTTGGGATTATATTGTTGCGCTTATTGACTGGTAGACCAGCCATGGGTATAACAAAGGAAGTCGAATATGCTTTGGGTAACGGTAACCTCAATTGCTTATTAGATCCTTCAGCTGGAGATTGGCCTTTTGTCAAGGCTGAGCAGTTAGCTCGCATGGCTTTGAGGTGTTGTGACATGAACGGAAGGAATCGACCTGACCTTGAATCTGATATATGGAGGGTTCTAGAACCTATGAAAGCTTCATCTAGAAGCTTATCTATGCTTGGACCGACTTCTGATGATCAAGCACCTCATTATTTCATATGCCCCATTTTCCAGGTTAGTCTGGTTTTAATTTTTCTTATCTACTCATATTTAGCATCCCTTTTTCGTGGTTTAAATTATGAGTTTGAGTTGCAGGAATTAATGGAGGATCCACAGATTGCTTCAGACGGTTTTACTTATGAAGCAGAAGCTATCAGAGGGTGGCTAGATAGTGGTCATGATACTTCACCTATGACTGATGCGAAACTTGCAAACCATGATTTTATTCCTAATCATGCTCTTCGGTCTGCTATTCAAGAGTGGATACAACATTGATCCAGTGTGTAagactccgtttggtagggcgtaaaacgttttcattgtaaaatgattttccatggaaaacatttttcagggaaaacacaattccaaactagttttcttttgtttggtaccttaaaggaaaatgggagaagattgtgaagattgaggggaagaaaggagagggaggtaaggaggaaagaatgAAAAGTGGTTTCTCTCCCTTTtaaatggaaaagggttttccacctttgaggagtcatggaaaattgtttttcatcctTATCCAACCAAACAACATAACATGATTGAAAatgggaaaatcgttttccaagAAAATGTTTTATGCCctaccaaacagagcctaaatCCTTTCGGTTAGTACAAGCATTTAGAGAAAACCTCACATATTTCTAGTTCTCATTAGGTTCCCTATTTACTCGGAACTTTCAGCTCTGGATTATGTTTGATTTAGATTATTTGTATAGGATTTAACGATATATGTCTAGGTTTTAATTGGTGTAGATAGCTAAAAGTCTCTGCTGTATTGCACCACTTCAGGTTTATAGAATCATGCTTCTTTGTTCCCCTAGGTCAGTTATGTACATCAGTTTGTTGTGATATTGTTTCTCGTGACTTCTGAGTTCTGCATTAAAGTGTTTGTTGCCGCCACTTTTGCAACTTCAAACAATGTGACATTAATAGGGTATTAGAGCAACTCTAATGATCGTAGCTGAGTACTTGTTTGCAATTTGCAAAAGTTTCAATCTACTAGCTTAATCATTAGAGTGATTTCAATAAATTAGTTTGGCCAtgcaagctaatttgcttggagAAAAAGTTGTCCAATAGGAATTTaagtaataattaaaattaaatggtTAAATGTAAAAGTGGATCTATTTAAATATCAAGCTAGTTTGATTAATTAGTTTTCTATTGGAATACAAACGTAGTTAGAAATTTTGATAAATAACCGTATCAGGCATATAAGCATAGATTTTAGGATTAACTTTTCTAATTAGATAAATAGCCGTTATGCATATCAAACTAGTTTGATAAATTAGTTTTTTGTGGCGCTCAAGTATCTGGATTAACTTTTCCCTGCAAGTAAGAGACCAAGATAGCTAAGTCAGTGTATACTGCTATGTCAATAAATGAAGATGTCGTTGCCTATTGTAACGCCCGCAAACAAGCCATAGATTCCACATGTAAGGCTGAATGCCCTAGTCCATAGTCACACCCCCCTATAATTGTTGCTCCCGCTGACTGTGGTTGATGAAGCACCCAACCCATTCCAGCTCTTGAGGTGACTTTGTTCCATACTCTGTCAATATAAATACCGTATCAGGCATATAAGCATTAACCCTACCAATATTTGCGAAGAAAAACCATGGTGGGCAGGATGGTGTGTTATCTGGTGGATGTAAATACCCCAAATCCTCAATATCCTTTTGCCTGTAGATTTTGTTCTGATCCAAAGCTAACTTGAATTTGAACTGTTTGAATGTCTTCTTTTTGCTGAACAAAAAACTCTTGCATTTCGCGTTACCCATTATTCCCATAAGATCCCTATAAAAGTAACTACTCGATCACTTAACTTACCATCCTCGCTAATAAAAAGCTGGATATAGTTGAGAATCTATTGTTGAAGAGAATGATTCTTGTTTAAATTTGAGTGTATGCCTAGCATACAACTCCTCCACATATCTTGCGCCAATTTACAAAGGCGAAACATGTGTTGCACGTCCTCGCAAGAGTCACTGCATAAGTCACAAGTTACATCTAAACTGATCCCTCTCCGCTCCAGACTGGCTTTCACTGGAATCCCATCCACCATTATCTTCCAAATAAAAAGCTTCCACTTTTTAAGGATTTTAATAGCCCATAGTAACTTAAAAGAAATGTACAATATAAACGGGCTGGAACTGTACCTAAAGGAAGCTCAACAGACAAGATAGCATTTGCATCAATGTTTTCAAAAGAATTTCTGATTAGACCACTCTCACTAGTGGGGGAAAAAAAATCTCATCACTATCTCTCAACTACTTTCTTACTCCTCCACATCACTTTCCTCACATACAAATTTTGTTACAACAAATTCATCCCACCAATGAACTAAAAAAAACTCCTCaccacttttacttttaatattcACTAAACCCCACCACACTTTCTATTTCCCACATACTCCATCCATTTTGTATttattcaattatattaataacttAAATGAACTCTAATTAGCCATTGACACAAGTTATAGTAATACTTAGTATGAAAaatgattttgatgattttagagagagaaaaatgattTTTGAAAGTGTTTCAAAATATAGCAAATTTGATCTCTATTTATAGATCTTGAAATTTTATGACTGTTggtgtaatttatttattttttaattaattattttcggctaaattaGCCGTTAACATAAAATAGCTATAGTAAATTGCACACATTTTTTTAATTGGTTGATGATGCCGGGTGTGACATTGTCAAGCGCCCATTGGGCCGTGCCTGTGCACTTTGAGCAAAAGGGAATCTTTACCTATTTTTTTGGATTACAACGACATTGTGCTGGCAACAATAGAAAGTGGGGCCCAGATTTTCGTGAGCAAAAAATGAAAACAGAACGCCATGCAagcttttttttcattttcctcaCGATCATTTTACATTTTACCCATTGATGTGGTGTGCGAGCTTTTTAATTCTCACCGTTTTTCACTCGTGAGCACTTTTTTTACTCACTACCGGGAGTGCTTCATTCCAAGGATGTTCCGAAGCCTGAATAAAGTGACTGACATTTCACACCTTTGCCTATGCTAAACGAATATGGGAAGCAAAAACAGGTAGCAATGACATTGCTTCCATCTCCAATCTTCCAATCACAACCTTGTAGTAAAACATTTTTTGCTTGACGAAGTCCTCGCATACCCCACGAAATACGACCTTGGCATCTATTAGGGTTACCCGTGGATAAAGCGAATTTCCCCTTTGCAGCATAGACTCTTAGAAATTAAAAGCTGATGATTTTGATGCTAATGACGACAGAGGTTTCACCGATGGTCttagtttttgtttttggtgCTAATGACTAATGAGGGGCGCCCCAACGCCGACAGCCTTAGTTAGCACGGAGTACTCTGCAATCCTCCAAAGTCGCCATTCTCAAACGCATTTTTATTTTGAACCCAACTTTCATTGGACCACTCCAGAAATTGGAAATTCATATCAAAATTAGAGGAGGGAACTTTTCACATACAAACCTCCTTGACAGGTGATGCACTAATGGAGTCAATTGAGTCACCATCAACTAAAATGCACATAGACTGGATCAATTCTCAGGTATTAATCTCAATTTCTGGTTTTAAAtatcccttttttttttgggttaattTGGCCATTTCATCTTCATTTAAGTTGAAATTTACCAAGAATTTGTTTATGGTTGTAACCCTTAATTCCTATGTAAAGAGAGAAGATTGGAAAATAAGGGAGAGAGATTTTAGAGTGGAAACTAGAAGATTATGGACAACAACTTATATGTCGCAGTAGGGAAAGAGGTTGAAGAAAGGGAATCAACCCTTaattgggctttaaatttttcAAAAGGGCAAACTATTTGTGTAATTCATGTTTATGTGCCTGCCCAAATGATTCTTCTTCCAAGTAATTTCAACAATTCTCTTCAATTCTACAGTTTGTTGGTGATTTTCGCCGTCGCAATTACCCAGTTTGATGTTTTACCATGATTTGATTGGATTTTTTAATTCCCcaattttgatgttttttgggtaatgataatgataatgataatgatgatttgTGTTTTCCTAATGACCCAATTTGATGGTTTAATATGATTTGACTGAAAGTTTCTTAATGACCGAACTTTATGCTTTCACTATAATTTGTGTTTTCCTAGTGATCCAATATGTTGTTTTACCataatttgattgattttttttaatgatcCAATTTGATGCTTTTACCAAATATTTAGGTTTCCTAATGACTCAATTCCCGGTATCCTTTGGTTTCTAAGTAATTTTAGTTTGTGTTCTTTGTTTGGTCCCTACTGCAGATGGGTTTCAGGCACCTGTTAGTTCAGTCCAAGAAGCAGAGGTCAAAGCGTTTCAAGAATGTGAAAGAAAAGAGGCCCTGGACATGCTGGATGATTGCCTTCGAATATGTGCCCTTAAAGAGGTATGAATTTTCACCATGTTTTTGATGAAATCCATATTATTAATACTAAGTGGAAGTTGAATAATTGAAATTACGTTTGATGTTATATTATGTAGATCTTGGAGATTATTACTTGTTGGAGGTATTAAAATCTGTATGTTATGTCAGTGCCTCTTTTATTTTCACTTTAGCTTAACCAGTTATTACAATGTGCTCCTTTTGTAGATCCCTTCTAAAAAAGTATACATCGAGAAAGAGACTGTAACTGATGGAATTTTGGAACTCATATCTCAGCTGAGGATAACGAACTTCGTGATGGGTGCAGGCCCTAACAGTAAATATTCGAGGTGCGATATAAATTTCTATGTACTTCTATATTATTTGATATAGTTGAAGCAAGTTACTGTATGATATTAGACAAATAGTGACCAGGTTCTAGGTATGTTGACTGAAAGATTTTTGTCACAAGTAAGAGTAATACAGAGTACCTATAACTTGTAGACTGAGATTTACAATTTGAGGCTTGATATTGCAGGAGAATGACAAAACCCTTGTCTAAGAAGGCCAATTATGTGCTCCATTGTGCTCCTGATTTTTGTCACATCTGGTTTGTATGCAAGGATCAACTTATCTATACAAGGTATTTATGCCCTTTCGATCTCTTTGCATTTACTTGAACACATAGCTCTCTCTTTTACCTACGGAATAATAGGTTTCCTTCtacaaatataaaaaagaaaagaaagaagtaTAAGTCTTTCTAAAATAGCATATTTAATGGGCTACTGTTGAAGGGTATCACTGCATGCAAATGGACCCCCCAAGCCTCAACAAGATGCATACTAACATGCTGTTGTAACTTCTAAAACGGATTATGAGGGAACTTTTGAGTATTGAAATAGTTTAGTGGAACTAATAAAGTGATGGTGTCCTTTAATCTTGAATGTTCTGAGTTTAGTACTCCAATACTAATTTAGCACCATAACTAACTGTTTTTAGGGAAGGCGTGAAGCAGCCATATGTGGATGTTGAGAGGAGACCATCAAATGTCTCAGACAATGATAAGCCTGACGCAGGCATTTCAAGTCAAGAATTAAGTTTTGGATTGAGACTTCCAGATTTTGATGAATATGAAAGCAGCCCTGATAGTTTTGATCAATCACCAGGAGTCAGTTTGTCGCAGTCCTCAACTTTCttatcagaaatggaatcaGTTCTCAGTTCTCCTAGTTCATCATTTGCAATCAAAGAAGTCAGAGAATTTGGTCTACAGTTGTTGGCTCTGCCTCAGACAATAAACCAGTATCAGGATTTATCACCTCCTAGTGTCTTGGTAATAAATTTATCACCCTTCTCTGAGTGTTCTGACTTTTAGATATAGATACATCAGCTGTCATCTTCTGACAATATAATAGGCTTGTTTTGCTGCTATTGCCACTTCCGAGTAACTTTACAAGTTCAGGAATTTTATTTTCTTCAGGAGGAAAATAAAATGAGTGATGATGATCCATATGAGCAGCTTGAGCAAGCCATGACTGAGGCGGAAAATTCAAAGCGAGAGGCTTTTGAAGAATCAATGAGGCGTCTAAAAGCTGAGAAAAAGGCTTTGGTAGCAGCTCGCAAAGTAAGTGTACAAAAAAACTTTTTGCGATCTTTACAATTTCTTGAATGATTAGCTTTGCCTTCGTCATTGAAGACCTTCCATTTTGATAAAACGCCGAGTCACCATTTTGATGGAACTAACAAACTTCTTTAGGTATCCTTATCTGGAATTTTCTTTTTATCTTTGAAAATGATTCCAATTATGTTTGTACAATGTATATGAAGAACTTTAGTCCTTTTTTCCTTAAAAAGGTTAGGGTAGGGCTGTTTGATTTCCATATATCTTTCTTTTCATATCACCATTTTGTTGTCGGGGGCTTAGGTGAAAGCTGCTCAAAGATTGTATTTTGAGGAATTGAGACAAAGGAAAGAGATACAGGAAGAGCTGGCTGAGAATAAGAAGGAAATTGAAGTCACAAAGAGCCTGTTGGAAAAGGTTTCGCAGGAACTCCAGGAGGCATTGCATCAGAAGTTAACTCTGGAAAGCCAATTTGAGAAATCCTGCAACTCGGAAAAGGAGATGGAAGATAAACTATTGTCTGCTGTGGACTTGTTACAGAAGTTCAAGAATCGCCGTGATGAATTGCACGTAGAAAGGGATCATGCTCTCCTAGAAGCGAAAGAGTTGAGGAAACAACTTTCTCAGGGACCATCTAGCTCGTGTGTTCTTATGTTCTCTGAATTCTCCTTATCAGATCTAGAGGTAGCTACTAATTACTTTGACCCATCCTTGAAAATTGGGGGAGGAGGAAATGGAAGCACATACAAAGGTTTCCTACATCACATTGAAGTGGCAATAAAGATGCTCAAGCCTAACACAATTCATGGCGCTCGAGAGTTTAAAAAGGAGGTAGTTTTGTATAGAGCACTTTTTTGTTGGTTTCTCTCAATTCTTTGTATTATTGGATGGTTTTATAATATTCTACTAAATTTGATGATCTTATTCCCgtctttattttttaattttcccTGATGAAAAAATGATCTGTCTTGTTGGTTATTCAGTGTAATAGATTTCATGGTTTGACAGCTTAGTACGGTCCTGAACTTTTCACTGAATGGAATATA contains these protein-coding regions:
- the LOC110788912 gene encoding U-box domain-containing protein 33, which gives rise to MDNNLYVAVGKEVEERESTLNWALNFSKGQTICVIHVYVPAQMILLPNGFQAPVSSVQEAEVKAFQECERKEALDMLDDCLRICALKEIPSKKVYIEKETVTDGILELISQLRITNFVMGAGPNSKYSRRMTKPLSKKANYVLHCAPDFCHIWFVCKDQLIYTREGVKQPYVDVERRPSNVSDNDKPDAGISSQELSFGLRLPDFDEYESSPDSFDQSPGVSLSQSSTFLSEMESVLSSPSSSFAIKEVREFGLQLLALPQTINQYQDLSPPSVLEFYFLQEENKMSDDDPYEQLEQAMTEAENSKREAFEESMRRLKAEKKALVAARKVKAAQRLYFEELRQRKEIQEELAENKKEIEVTKSLLEKVSQELQEALHQKLTLESQFEKSCNSEKEMEDKLLSAVDLLQKFKNRRDELHVERDHALLEAKELRKQLSQGPSSSCVLMFSEFSLSDLEVATNYFDPSLKIGGGGNGSTYKGFLHHIEVAIKMLKPNTIHGAREFKKEMDILSKLRHPNLVTLFGACPESCALVFEYLPRGSLEDRLNCKDNTHPLPWQTRIQIATQLCSVLNFLHSRQPSSIIHGDLKPANILLDDNFVCKLRNFGICHIISNGGTSVEQTMGFITSDLKGTFTHMDPEFLATGELTPKSDIYSFGVILLRLLTGKPAVGITKEVECALDKCNLICVLDPTAGDWPFVQAEQLARMALRCCDMNQRNRPDLALDIWRVLEPMKATSQHLSKFLLASEDRAPHYFICPIFQEIMEDPQIASDGFTYEAEAIRGWLESGHYTSPMTNVSLANHDLIPNRALRSAIQEWLQHHSSG